Proteins encoded within one genomic window of Pseudorasbora parva isolate DD20220531a chromosome 3, ASM2467924v1, whole genome shotgun sequence:
- the acacb gene encoding acetyl-CoA carboxylase isoform X3, whose translation MPSQTPTKDCSREQSPTIDPKSASTSTGNKGIPASTPSDLTDRLKVTEESVSNTFTMESSKSDRPRFAAGVQAKERLKFILGASEDNSSDDEPLVMGQATKLQPGSTETPNTVPAMPSEVLSPPVRSTGLRPSMSGPHLLKKGKEHRKMDVHRDFTVASPAEFVTRFGGNRVIDKVLIANNGIAAVKCMRSIRRWSYEMFRNERTIRFVVMVTPEDLKANAEYIKMADHYVPVPGGPNNNNYANVEMIVDIAKRIPVQAVWAGWGHASENPKLPELLHKSGICFLGPSSKAMWALGDKVASSIVAQSADIPTLPWSGTGLRVEWAEEEQRHGRVISVPPELYVQGCVKDVDDGLASAEQIGYPVVIKASEGGGGKGIRKVDCSEDFPSFFRQVQTEVPGSPIFIMQLAEHARHLEVQILADQYGNAISLFGRDCSIQRRHQKIIEEAPASIASTTTFEQMEQYAVRLAKMVGYVSAGTVEYLFSEDGSFHFLELNPRLQVEHPCTEMIADVNLPAAQLQIAMGIPLYRIKDIRVLFGEAPWGDTPINFESPECIPCPRGHVIAARITSENPDEGFKPSSGTVQELNFRSSKNVWGYFSVGATGGLHEFADSQFGHCFSWGENREEAISNMVVAMKELSIRGDFRTTVEYLIKLLETESFRNNDIDTGWLDHLIAEKVQAERPDTILGVVCGALHVADASFRKSMSDFLHSLERGQVLPAASLVNTFNADLIYDGVKYCLKVARQSPTTYVIIMNDSDIEVDVHRLSDGGLLLSYGGSSYTTYMKEEIDSYRITVGNKTCVFEKERDPTVLRSPSAGKLLQYVVDDGSHVLASQPYAEIEVMKMVMTLHVQHSGFIHFLKRPGTVLEPGCVVARMDLDDPSCIHPVKPNTEALPSQEPLPIVGERLHQVFHNVLENLVKIMNGYCLPEPYFSSKLKKWVDTLMKTLRDPSLPLLELQEIMTSVAGRIPVTVEKAIRKVMAQYASNITSVLCQFPSQRIANILDSHAATLQRKADREVFFMNTQSIVQLVQRYRSGVRGYMKSVVLDLLRRYLQVEMQFQQAHYDKCVINLREQYKPDMTPVLECIFSHAQVSKKNILVTMLIDQLCGRDPMLADELMVILDELTQLSKMENSKVALRARQVLIASHLPSYELRHNQVESIFLSAIDMYGHQFCPENLKKLILSETSIFDVLPSFFYHNNRVVCMAALEVYVRRGYIAYELNSLQHHQLQDGTCAVDFQFMLPSSHPNRLSVPVNDSREFQTMRRQGSELFLDGALSPPCQRMGAMVAFHSFDHFKRCFDEVIFRFADPQCESALFSDGCSTFCDGESCKNMKENPIHIINVSIKQADIEDDDALVTAFTAFAHSKKALLYEYGIRRVTFLVAQKREFPKYFTFRARDEFHEDRIYRNLEPALAFQLELNRMRNFDLTAVPCAHHRMQMYLGAARVEEGTEVTDYRFFIRAIIRHSDLITKEASFEYLQNEGERLLLEAMDELEVVAFSNTPIRTDCNHIFLNFVPTVIMDPSKIEESVRSMVMRYGSRLWKLRVLQAELKINIRLTTTGDVIPIRLFLTNESGYYLDISLYKEVTDLATGQIMFLSYGDKQGPLHGMLINTPYVTKDLLQAKRFQAQSLGTTYVYDFPEMFRQALFKLWGPGDSYPKDVLMCTELVLDSQGSLVQMNRLPGDNEVGMVAFRMKMKTPEYPEGRDIIVICNDITYMIGSFGPQEDQLFLRASELARAEGIPRIYISANSGARIGLAEEIRHMFQVAWIDPADPYKGFKYLYLTPQDYTRISSSNSVHCHHVEEGGESRYIITDIIGKEDGLGVENLRGSGTIAGETSQAYKEVITISMVTCRAIGIGAYLVRLGQRVIQVENSHIILTGAGALNKVLGREVYTSNNQLGGVQIMHNNGVTHTIVPDDFEGVLTILQWLSYMPKSNKSPAPILPPTDPVEREIDFVPTKAPYDPRWLLCGRPHPTVKGAWQSGFFDHGTFMEVMATWAQTVVVGRARLGGIPLGVIAVETRTVEVAIPADPANLDSEAKILQQAGQVWFPDSAYKTAQAIEDFNREKLPLMVFANWRGFSGGMKDMYDQVLKFGSYIVDALREFSQPVLVYIPPHAELRGGSWVVIDPTINLQHMELYADRESRGGVLEAEGTVEIKFRKKDLLKTMRRTDSVYSQLAEQLGKPELSSQDHKDLEAKLKSREEFLLPIYHQVAVQFVDLHDTPGRMQEKGVITDILDWKNARSFFYWRLRRLLLEEVVKGEIVQANQDLSNGHIQSMLRRWFVETEGAVKAYLWDNNKVVVEWLENHLSQQDGTRSVIRENIKCLKRDYALKHIRSLVQDNPEVTMDCIIHMAQNITPSQRAKVCHLLATMDNSTAS comes from the exons ATGCCATCACAAACACCCACCAAAGACTGTTCAAGGGAACAGTCTCCTACAATTGACCCTAAATCAGCAAGCACCTCGACTGGAAATAAGGGAATTCCTGCTTCAACTCCCAGTGATCTCACTGACCGGTTAAAAGTCACAGAGGAATCTGTTTCCAATACTTTTACCATGGAAAGCAGTAAATCTGATAGGCCCAGATTTGCTGCTGGAGTTCAGGCTAAAGAGAGACTGAAGTTTATTCTAGGAGCTTCTGAGGATAATTCCTCTGATGATGAGCCTTTGGTTATGGGCCAGGCCACCAAACTTCAGCCCGGAAGCACAGAAACGCCTAACACCGTACCTGCCATGCCATCAGAAGTTCTGTCACCCCCGGTTCGGTCAACAGGTTTAAG GCCTAGCATGTCAGGCCCCCATCTGCTGAAAAAAGGCAAAGAACACAGGAAGATGGATGTGCATAGAGATTTCACTGTTGCATCCCCAGCTGAGTTTGTCACTCGCTTTGGAGGAAACCGCGTTATAGACAAG GTGCTGATTGCTAATAATGGCATTGCTGCAGTTAAATGCATGCGTTCAATTCGCCGCTGGTCCTATGAAATGTTCCGTAATGAGAGAACCATTCGCTTTGTGGTGATGGTCACACCTGAAGACTTGAAAGCCAATGCAG AATACATTAAAATGGCTGATCACTATGTGCCAGTCCCCGGGGGCCCAAATAACAACAACTATGCCAATGTTGAGATGATTGTAGATATTGCCAAAAGGATTCCAGTGCAG gcTGTTTGGGCTGGATGGGGTCATGCTTCTGAGAACCCCAAACTACCAGAGCTCCTCCATAAATCAGGGATATGTTTCCTAG GGCCTTCTAGTAAAGCCATGTGGGCGTTAGGAGATAAGGTGGCATCTTCCATCGTAGCTCAGAGCGCAGACATCCCCACATTGCCCTGGAGTGGTACAG GTCTGAGGGTTGAGTGGGCAGAAGAAGAACAGAGACATGGTCGTGTGATCAGTGTTCCTCCTGAACTTTATGTGCAGGGTTGTGTTAAAGATGTGGATGATGGACTAGCG AGTGCAGAACAGATTGGCTACCCTGTGGTAATCAAAGCATCAGAGGGAGGCGGAGGGAAAGGTATACGGAAAGTGGACTGTTCCGAAGACTTTCCCAGCTTTTTCAGACAG GTGCAGACTGAAGTGCCAGGTTCACCTATTTTCATCATGCAACTAGCTGAGCACGCACGCCACCTGGAGGTGCAGATCCTGGCTGACCAGTATGGCAATGCCATCTCTCTGTTCGGCAGAGACTGTTCCATCCAGCGCCGCCACCAGAAGATCATAGAAGAAGCTCCTGCTTCCATTGCCTCCACCACCACTTTTGAACAAATGGAGCAG TATGCAGTGCGTCTGGCTAAAATGGTGGGCTACGTGAGTGCTGGTACAGTAGAGTATCTGTTTTCCGAGGATGGAAGTTTCCACTTCCTGGAGCTGAATCCACGGCTACAGGTGGAACACCCCTGCACTGAGATGATTGCTGACGTCAACCTTCCTGCTGCACAGCTACAG ATAGCGATGGGGATCCCTCTTTACAGAATTAAGGATATCCGTGTGCTGTTTGGTGAAGCTCCGTGGGGAGACACGCCTATTAACTTTGAATCTCCAGAATGCATCCCCTGTCCACGAGGACATGTTATAGCTGCACGCATCACCAGTGAGAACCCAGATGAG GGCTTTAAACCAAGTTCAGGCACAGTGCAGGAGCTGAATTTCCGCAGCAGTAAGAATGTGTGGGGCTACTTCAGTGTTGGAGCAACCGGAGGTTTACATGAGTTTGCAGACTCTCAGTTTGGACATTGTTTCTCCTGGGGCGAGAATCGAGAAGAGGCAATCTC GAACATGGTGGTAGCCATGAAGGAGCTGTCAATCAGAGGAGATTTCAGGACCACAGTGGAATACCTCATTAAACTGCTTGAGACGGAGAGTTTCAGGAACAATGACATTGATACTGGCTGGCTGGACCACCTAATTGCAGAAAAAGTGCAG GCGGAGAGACCAGACACCATTTTAGGTGTGGTATGCGGTGCTCTACATGTTGCTGATGCAAGTTTCAGAAAGAGCATGTCTGATTTCCTCCATTCACTGGAGAG GGGCCAAGTATTGCCGGCTGCCAGTTTGGTCAACACATTCAATGCTGATCTGATTTATGATGGAGTCAAATACTGCCTAAAG GTTGCACGCCAGTCACCCACCACGTATGTTATCATAATGAATGATTCAGATATTGAAGTAGATGTCCATAGACTTAGTGATGGTGGTCTACTACTTTCCTATGGTGGCAGCAGCTACACAACCTACATGAAGGAGGAGATTGACAG CTATCGCATCACAGTGGGTAACAAAACGTGTGTGTTTGAGAAGGAGCGAGACCCTACGGTGCTCAGGTCACCCTCTGCTGGAAAGCTGTTGCAGTATGTGGTCGATGATGGTTCTCATGTTTTGGCCTCCCAGCCTTATGCtgaaattgag GTTATGAAGATGGTGATGACTCTGCATGTCCAGCATTCCGGTTTTATTCACTTTTTAAAAAGACCAGGAACAGTATTAGAGCCCGGCTGTGTAGTGGCGCGAATGGACCTGGATGACCCCAGTTGTATTCATCCG GTAAAGCCGAACACAGAGGCGTTACCATCCCAGGAGCCATTACCCATTGTAGGGGAGAGACTTCATCAGGTGTTCCACAATGTCCTGGAGAACCTGGTCAAGATAATGAATGGTTACTGTCTGCCAGAGCCATACTTCAGTTCAAAA CTGAAGAAGTGGGTCGACACGCTGATGAAGACACTTCGGGATCCGTCTCTACCTCTTCTTGAACTGCAGGAGATTATGACCAGCGTGGCTGGGCGTATACCAGTTACTGTGGAGAAAGCAATTCGAAAGGTCATGGCACAGTATGCCAGTAACATTACCTCTGTGCTCTGTCAGTTCCCCAGCCAAAGG ATAGCAAATATACTTGACAGCCATGCTGCTACGCTTCAGAGGAAAGCGGACCGAGAGGTTTTCTTCATGAACACTCAAAGCATTGTGCAACTTGTGCAAAG atACCGTAGTGGAGTTAGAGGCTATATGAAATCAGTTGTGCTGGATCTATTGAGACGGTACCTTCAGGTGGAGATGCAATTTCAGCAAG CTCACTATGACAAATGTGTCATCAATCTCAGAGAGCAGTATAAGCCTGACATGACTCCAGTACTGGAGTGCATCTTCTCCCATGCTCAGGTCTCCAAGAAGAACATTCTAGTCACCATGCTCATA gACCAGCTGTGTGGCCGGGACCCGATGCTTGCTGATGAGCTCATGGTCATTCTGGATGAGCTTACGCAACTCAGTAAAATGGAAAACTCTAAAGTGGCACTTCGGGCAAGACAG GTGTTGATCGCCTCTCATTTGCCCTCATATGAACTTAGACATAACCAGGTGGAATCCATCTTTTTATCAGCTATTGATATGTATGGGCATCAGTTCTGTCCCGAGAACCTCAAG AAACTTATCCTGTCTGAGACCTCCATCTTCGATGTCTTGCCCAGTTTCTTCTACCACAACAACCGTGTGGTCTGTATGGCTGCCTTAGAG GTATACGTACGGAGGGGATATATTGCTTACGAGCTTAACAGCCTTCAGCATCATCAGCTGCAAGATGGAACATGTGCAGTAGACTTCCAGTTCATGTTACCATCATCCCACCCAAACAG ATTGTCTGTTCCTGTGAATGATTCGAGAGAGTTTCAAACAATGCGTCGCCAAGGCAGTGAGCTCTTCCTGGATGGAGCGCTGTCGCCCCCATGTCAGAGGATGGGTGCCATGGTTGCCTTTCATAGTTTCGACCACTTTAAAAG GTGTTTTGATGAAGTGATCTTTCGTTTTGCGGATCCGCAGTGTGAGAGCGCTCTGTTTTCTGATGGCTGTTCCACCTTCTGTGATGGGGAGAGCTGCAAG AACATGAAGGAAAACCCCATACACATCATAAATGTGTCTATCAAACAAGCAGACATTGAAGATGATGATGCTTTAGTCACAGCTTTCACTGCCTTCGCTCACTCTAAA AAAGCTCTGCTCTATGAATATGGAATCAGAAGAGTGACATTTTTAGTTGCACAAAAG CGAGAGTTCCCAAAGTACTTCACGTTTAGAGCCAGGGATGAA TTCCATGAAGACAGAATCTACCGTAACTTGGAGCCTGCTCTAGCCTTCCAGCTTGAGCTGAATCGTATGCGTAACTTTGATCTGACGGCCGTTCCCTGTGCCCATCACAGGATGCAAATGTACTTGGGTGCTGCTCGCGTGGAAGAGGGGACAGAAGTCACAGATTATCGCTTCTTTATCAGAGCCATCATTCGCCATTCTGACCTAATTACAAAG GAGGCCTCATTTGAGTACTTGCAGAATGAAGGAGAGCGGCTGTTGCTGGAGGCGATGGATGAGCTTGAGGTGGTGGCCTTCAGTAACACACCCATTCGTACTGACTGCAATCACATCTTCCTCAATTTTGTACCCACTGTTATTATGGACCCTTCAAAG ATCGAGGAGTCTGTCCGTTCCATGGTGATGCGGTACGGAAGTCGTCTGTGGAAGTTGCGTGTTCTCCAGGCTGAGCTGAAGATCAACATCCGCCTCACCACCACCGGAGATGTCATTCCCATACGCCTCTTCCTCACCAATGAGTCCGGATACTATCTGGATATCAGCCTATACAAGGAGGTCACTGACCTCGCCACTGGACAG ATAATGTTCCTGTCGTATGGAGACAAGCAAGGTCCACTGCATGGAATGCTAATCAACACACCATATGTCACAAAAGATTTGCTGCAGGCTAAACGCTTTCAGGCTCAGAGTCTTGGCACCACATACGTCTATGACTTCCCTGAGATGTTCAGACAG GCTTTGTTTAAGCTTTGGGGACCAGGAGACAGTTACCCTAAAGACGTGTTGATGTGTACTGAACTGGTCCTGGATTCTCAGGGGAGTCTTGTGCAAATGAACAGACTACCAGGAGACAATGAG GTTGGCATGGTGGCTTTCCGGATGAAGATGAAGACTCCTGAGTACCCAGAAGGCCGAGATATCATTGTGATCTGTAATGATATTACCTATATGATTGGCTCTTTTGGGCCCCAGGAGGATCAGCTCTTTTTACGGGCATCTGAGCTAGCCAGAGCGGAGGGGATTCCACGCATCTACATCTCAGCCAACAGTGGAGCTCGTATCGGCCTGGCAGAGGAGATCCGCCACATGTTTCAGGTGGCTTGGATTGACCCTGCTGACCCTTATAAG GGTTTTAAGTACCTGTATCTGACACCTCAGGACTACACCCGCATCAGTTCCTCTAATTCTGTCCACTGTCACCATGTAGAGGAGGGAGGCGAGTCCAG GTACATCATCACAGACATCATAGGGAAGGAAGATGGTCTTGGAGTGGAGAATCTGAGGGGTTCAGGCACCATAGCTGGAGAAACTTCCCAGGCTTATAAAGAAGTCATCACCATCAGCATG GTCACATGTCGTGCCATAGGAATTGGTGCGTATCTGGTACGTCTAGGACAAAGAGTAATTCAAGTGGAAAACTCCCATATCATCCTGACTGGGGCTGGTGCACTAAACAAG GTGCTGGGTCGTGAAGTCTACACCTCCAATAACCAGCTTGGAGGGGTTCAGATCATGCACAACAATGGAGTGACACACACCATCGTGCCAGATGACTTTGAAGGGGTGCTCACTATACTACAGTGGCTATCTTACATGCCAAAG AGCAATAAGAGTCCGGCCCCTATACTGCCTCCCACTGATCCAGTAGAGAGAGAGATCGATTTTGTTCCCACAAAAGCCCCCTATGACCCTCGTTGGTTGCTTTGTGGACGACCCCATCCCA CTGTGAAGGGAGCATGGCAGAGTGGATTCTTTGACCATGGTACGTTTATGGAGGTGATGGCTACCTGGGCACAGACAGTGGTGGTGGGCCGAGCCAG GCTTGGTGGGATTCCTCTCGGGGTCATTGCCGTGGAGACCCGCACAGTTGAGGTTGCCATTCCAGCAGATCCAGCCAACTTAGACTCGGAGGCCAAG ATCCTTCAGCAGGCCGGTCAAGTGTGGTTCCCAGACTCTGCATATAAAACTGCACAGGCTATTGAGGATTTCAACAGGGAGAAACTTCCACTTATGGTGTTTGCCAATTGGAGGGGCTTCTCTGGAGGCATGAAAG ATATGTATGACCAGGTGCTTAAGTTTGGTTCTTACATCGTGGATGCCCTGCGAGAGTTCAGCCAGCCTGTACTGGTCTACATCCCTCCTCATGCTGAGCTCAGAGGAGGATCATGGGTCGTTATTGACCCCACTATAAACCTTCAACACATGGAGCTCTATGCAGATCGAGAGAGCAG AGGGGGTGTTCTGGAGGCCGAGGGCACTGTGGAGATAAAGTTCAGAAAGAAAGACCTGCTAAAGACCATGAGAAGGACTGATTCTGTATATTCTCAACTGGCTGAGCAGCTCG GCAAGCCGGAGTTATCAAGCCAGGATCATAAAGACTTGGAGGCCAAACTGAAGTCTAGAGAGGAGTTCCTTCTTCCCATCTACCACCAGGTGGCAGTGCAGTTTGTGGACCTTCATGACACTCCTGGAAGGATGCAGGAAAAGGGTGTCATCACG GACATCCTGGACTGGAAAAACGCTAGATCTTTCTTTTACTGGCGTCTGCGGCGCCTGCTGTTGGAGGAGGTGGTGAAGGGGGAGATCGTGCAGGCCAACCAAGACCTGAGCAATGGACACATACAGTCCATGTTGCGCCGCTGGTTTGTGGAGACAGAGGGGGCTGTAAAA GCATATCTGTGGGACAATAACAAAGTGGTGGTAGAGTGGCTGGAAAACCATCTGTCACAGCAGGATGGAACACGTTCTGTCATCAGAGAGAACATCAAATGCTTAAAGAGGGACTACGCTCTCAAACACATCCGCAG CTTAGTCCAAGACAACCCAGAGGTGACTATGGACTGCATCATCCACATGGCGCAGAACATCACTCCCTCACAGCGAGCCAAAGTCTGCCACCTGCTGGCCACCATGGACAACTCCACCGCCAGCTGA